A single genomic interval of Deltaproteobacteria bacterium harbors:
- the guaA gene encoding glutamine-hydrolyzing GMP synthase, whose translation MIVVLDFGSQYTQLIARRVREARVYCEIHPFDTAVEKLRRLEPAGIILSGGPASVYGSDAPRVGPELFRLPVPFLGICYGMGLINQAMGGGVAEASEREYGLADLTIDDTTDLFAGLDRDAAQSVWMSHGDRMTALPQGWSVLAHTGNSPIAAFADDRRRFYGLQFHPEVVHTRNGRTILDNFLLRICGCAADWDMEHFASAAVERIRSQVGDARVLCGLSGGVDSSVAATLVHRAIGDRLVCVFVNNGLLRQGEPETVSQVMGERFGTGFRYVDASRRFLDVLKGVDDPEEKRKRIGNLFIRVFEEETHKLGDFPFLCQGTLYPDVIESVSHAGPSALIKSHHNVGGLPKNMKFELVEPLRELFKDEVRVLGHELGLPDRWIYRQPFPGPGLAIRILGDVTEERLDILRAADAIVVEEVRNAGLYERIWQSFAILLPIRTVGVMGDERTYENVAAIRAVDSQDGMTADWVALPSDLLGRISNRIINEVRGINRVVYDVSSKPPATIEWE comes from the coding sequence TGGACTTCGGATCGCAGTACACTCAGCTCATCGCCCGCCGCGTGCGCGAGGCGCGCGTGTATTGCGAGATACACCCCTTCGATACCGCGGTCGAAAAGCTGCGGCGCCTGGAACCCGCCGGCATCATCCTGTCGGGCGGTCCCGCCAGCGTGTACGGCAGCGACGCGCCGCGGGTGGGCCCGGAGCTGTTCCGCCTGCCGGTGCCGTTTCTCGGCATCTGCTACGGCATGGGGCTCATCAACCAGGCCATGGGGGGCGGCGTGGCCGAGGCCTCGGAGCGCGAGTACGGCCTCGCCGACCTCACCATCGACGACACCACCGACCTCTTCGCCGGGCTCGACCGGGACGCCGCTCAGAGCGTGTGGATGAGCCACGGTGACCGCATGACGGCGCTGCCCCAAGGGTGGTCGGTGCTGGCGCACACCGGCAACTCTCCCATCGCCGCGTTCGCCGACGACCGGCGGCGCTTCTACGGCCTCCAGTTCCATCCCGAGGTGGTGCACACCCGGAACGGCCGGACCATCCTGGACAACTTCCTGTTGCGCATCTGCGGGTGCGCGGCCGACTGGGACATGGAGCACTTCGCCAGCGCCGCGGTGGAGCGCATCCGGTCGCAGGTGGGCGACGCGCGCGTGCTGTGCGGCTTGAGCGGCGGCGTCGACTCGTCGGTGGCCGCCACCCTGGTGCACCGCGCCATCGGCGACCGGCTCGTGTGCGTGTTCGTCAACAACGGGCTGCTGCGGCAGGGCGAGCCGGAAACCGTATCGCAGGTCATGGGAGAGCGTTTCGGCACGGGCTTCCGCTACGTCGACGCGTCGCGCCGGTTCCTCGACGTGCTCAAGGGAGTGGATGACCCCGAGGAGAAGCGCAAGCGCATCGGCAACCTCTTCATCCGCGTGTTCGAGGAGGAGACGCACAAGCTCGGCGACTTCCCGTTCCTGTGCCAGGGCACCCTCTACCCGGACGTCATCGAGTCCGTGTCCCACGCCGGCCCGTCCGCCCTCATCAAGAGCCACCACAACGTCGGCGGACTGCCCAAGAACATGAAATTCGAGCTGGTGGAGCCGCTGCGGGAACTGTTCAAGGACGAGGTGCGCGTCCTGGGCCACGAGCTGGGCCTGCCGGACCGGTGGATCTACCGGCAGCCCTTTCCCGGACCGGGACTGGCCATCCGCATCCTCGGCGACGTCACGGAGGAACGCCTGGACATCCTCCGGGCCGCGGACGCCATCGTGGTGGAGGAAGTGCGCAACGCCGGTCTCTACGAGCGCATCTGGCAGTCCTTCGCCATCCTGCTGCCCATCCGCACCGTGGGCGTCATGGGGGACGAGCGCACCTACGAGAACGTCGCCGCCATCCGCGCCGTGGACAGCCAGGACGGCATGACCGCCGACTGGGTGGCGCTGCCGTCCGACCTTCTCGGGCGCATCTCCAACCGCATCATCAACGAGGTGCGCGGCATCAACCGGGTGGTCTACGACGTCTCGTCCAAGC